One genomic window of Blastopirellula retiformator includes the following:
- a CDS encoding Fur family transcriptional regulator yields the protein MAKISEITMSEARELVRGAGLRGTSCRLSVLQYLSAATTPLSHAEVAEELDAHGYDKSTIYRSLVELAEAGLLSRFDVGDHTWRFEFRRGETPHYEGTEHPHFMCVTCGKVACLDDVDIKLKASNKKAYSDITEVLLKGHCRECG from the coding sequence GTGGCGAAAATTTCCGAAATCACCATGAGCGAAGCTCGCGAGCTGGTCCGCGGCGCCGGACTACGCGGCACCTCCTGCCGCCTGAGCGTATTGCAGTATCTTTCGGCCGCCACCACGCCGCTGTCGCATGCCGAAGTGGCCGAAGAGCTGGACGCCCATGGTTACGACAAGTCGACGATCTACCGCAGCCTGGTCGAACTGGCCGAAGCCGGTTTGCTCTCTCGCTTTGACGTCGGCGACCACACCTGGCGGTTCGAGTTCCGCCGCGGCGAAACGCCGCACTACGAAGGAACCGAGCACCCGCACTTCATGTGCGTCACCTGCGGCAAAGTCGCCTGCTTGGACGACGTCGACATCAAGCTAAAAGCGTCGAACAAAAAGGCATACAGCGACATCACCGAAGTGCTGCTAAAAGGGCACTGCCGCGAATGTGGCTAG
- a CDS encoding heavy metal translocating P-type ATPase — MSTQPISDIPLKRVSLHVPELDCAEEVRQLRVGLEPVAGIEQLDFDVLSGRMDVAYDDNRLTYDQLVDAVGNLGMTAKPFRDGGKSDVQQATLTRGKEVATGASAALIAIGFITHVVSAGSLHAAFSGELFPAEGPVPMMNYLVAAFYLFGTISGAWYVAPKAVMTVRHLRTDMNVLMCVAILGACLLGDFFEAAMVAFLFSLSLLLEQWSVARARRSISDLMTQTPPTAHVRCCSDDWKEKPLADIAIGTICLVKPGERAPLDGVITQGAPAINQAPVTGESIPVEKNIGDEIYAGTINGGSSFQFEVTHAAGDTMLDRIAKMIDDAHKQRAPSEQWVEKFAAYYTPAMMLLAVAVMVLPTLFLALTGQVADGELMTTATTWFYNALILLVIACPCALVIATPVSIVCGLTAAARNGVLVKGGLALETFGRVNVLAMDKTGTITTGVPAVSEVAPQNGNAEDDVLRIAASLEQQSNHPLANAIVSAAHERGLTLVEPGDFAEIPGRGASGMVDGSAAWVGSMSMARERLYDLQQLETASSKVGVGSLVIVGRDDQLLGLIVLADQIREGAADVIKQLHHLGVSNVAVLSGDNQGAVEQVAAEVGVDSWRGEQLPQDKIAAVKELRGDNVIAMIGDGVNDGPALAAADVGVAMGAIGADAAIETADVALMSDEITKLPWLVGLARHTLRMIQFNIAFALGVKAIFVILAVLGMTNLWLAIVADTGVSLLVIANSLRLLRTNPT; from the coding sequence ATGAGCACTCAGCCGATCTCTGACATCCCCCTGAAACGGGTTAGCCTGCACGTTCCCGAACTCGACTGCGCCGAGGAAGTCCGCCAGCTGCGCGTCGGCCTGGAACCGGTCGCCGGGATCGAACAGCTCGACTTTGACGTCCTCAGTGGACGGATGGACGTCGCCTATGACGACAACCGTTTGACCTACGACCAGCTGGTCGACGCGGTCGGCAACCTGGGAATGACCGCCAAACCATTTCGCGATGGGGGCAAGTCGGACGTCCAACAGGCGACCCTGACCCGCGGCAAGGAAGTCGCCACCGGCGCTTCGGCGGCGTTGATTGCGATCGGGTTCATCACGCACGTCGTCTCGGCAGGAAGTCTGCACGCAGCGTTCTCGGGCGAGTTGTTCCCGGCCGAGGGCCCCGTGCCGATGATGAACTACCTGGTCGCGGCGTTCTATCTGTTCGGCACGATCAGCGGCGCGTGGTATGTCGCTCCCAAGGCGGTCATGACGGTGCGACATCTGCGGACCGACATGAACGTGTTGATGTGCGTGGCGATTTTGGGCGCTTGTTTGCTGGGCGACTTTTTTGAAGCGGCGATGGTGGCGTTTCTCTTCTCGCTGTCGCTACTGCTGGAGCAATGGAGCGTCGCCCGAGCGCGGCGTTCGATCTCGGACCTGATGACGCAAACGCCGCCGACGGCTCACGTCCGCTGCTGCAGCGACGACTGGAAAGAGAAACCGCTGGCCGACATCGCCATCGGTACGATCTGCCTGGTCAAGCCAGGCGAGCGAGCGCCGCTGGACGGCGTCATCACGCAAGGCGCTCCGGCCATCAATCAAGCGCCAGTCACCGGCGAGTCGATCCCGGTCGAAAAGAACATCGGCGATGAGATCTACGCCGGCACGATCAACGGCGGTTCGTCGTTTCAGTTTGAAGTGACCCACGCCGCCGGCGACACGATGCTGGACCGCATCGCCAAGATGATCGACGACGCCCACAAACAACGGGCGCCCAGCGAACAATGGGTCGAGAAGTTCGCCGCCTATTACACCCCGGCGATGATGCTGTTGGCGGTCGCGGTGATGGTGCTGCCAACCCTGTTCCTTGCACTGACCGGGCAAGTTGCGGATGGCGAGCTTATGACGACGGCAACCACCTGGTTCTACAACGCGTTGATCCTGCTAGTGATCGCTTGTCCTTGTGCCTTGGTGATCGCGACGCCGGTCAGCATCGTCTGCGGGCTGACTGCAGCAGCCCGCAACGGCGTGCTGGTCAAAGGTGGCCTGGCGCTGGAAACGTTCGGCCGGGTCAACGTGCTGGCGATGGACAAGACCGGCACGATCACGACCGGCGTTCCGGCCGTCTCGGAAGTGGCGCCACAGAACGGCAACGCCGAAGACGACGTCCTTCGCATCGCCGCATCGCTCGAACAACAAAGCAATCACCCGCTGGCCAACGCCATCGTCTCCGCCGCCCACGAGCGCGGCCTGACGCTGGTCGAGCCAGGCGACTTTGCCGAGATCCCCGGTCGCGGCGCCAGCGGCATGGTCGATGGTTCGGCCGCTTGGGTCGGCAGCATGTCGATGGCCCGCGAGCGCCTTTATGATCTGCAGCAATTGGAAACCGCGTCCAGCAAAGTCGGCGTCGGCTCGCTGGTGATCGTTGGACGCGACGACCAGTTGCTGGGCCTGATTGTATTGGCCGATCAGATTCGCGAAGGCGCCGCCGATGTGATCAAGCAATTGCATCACCTGGGCGTGAGCAACGTCGCGGTTCTGTCAGGCGACAACCAAGGCGCCGTAGAGCAAGTCGCCGCCGAGGTCGGCGTCGACAGCTGGCGCGGCGAGCAACTGCCGCAAGACAAGATCGCCGCCGTGAAAGAGCTGCGCGGCGACAACGTGATCGCAATGATTGGCGACGGGGTGAACGACGGGCCGGCCTTGGCGGCCGCCGATGTTGGCGTCGCGATGGGCGCGATTGGCGCCGATGCGGCGATCGAAACGGCCGACGTGGCGCTGATGTCGGACGAGATCACCAAGCTGCCGTGGCTGGTTGGCCTGGCGCGGCACACGTTGCGCATGATTCAATTCAACATCGCGTTCGCGCTCGGTGTGAAGGCGATTTTTGTGATCCTGGCAGTGCTGGGGATGACCAATCTCTGGTTGGCCATTGTCGCCGACACCGGGGTCTCGCTACTGGTGATCGCCAATAGCCTGCGATTGCTCCGCACCAACCCCACATAA
- a CDS encoding ArsR/SmtB family transcription factor, translated as MATFPSQNSAVDTESLAQTDEARISAAALFHALGDPARLQLATLLIHRELCVSQLAELVDDSLPAVSQRLKLLKQERIVKARRDGKHVYYQLDDDHIATLVINALAHAEESR; from the coding sequence ATGGCAACCTTTCCCAGCCAAAACTCCGCGGTCGACACCGAGTCGTTAGCCCAAACCGACGAGGCCCGCATTAGCGCCGCGGCCTTGTTTCACGCCCTGGGAGACCCTGCCCGACTGCAGTTAGCGACCTTGTTAATTCATCGTGAATTGTGCGTTTCTCAGTTGGCCGAGCTGGTCGACGACAGTTTGCCGGCCGTTTCGCAGCGGCTGAAGCTGCTAAAACAAGAACGCATCGTCAAGGCTCGTCGCGACGGTAAGCATGTCTATTATCAGCTGGACGACGATCATATCGCCACGCTGGTCATCAATGCACTCGCCCATGCTGAGGAATCACGATGA